The following coding sequences lie in one Penaeus monodon isolate SGIC_2016 unplaced genomic scaffold, NSTDA_Pmon_1 PmonScaffold_6295, whole genome shotgun sequence genomic window:
- the LOC119571433 gene encoding uncharacterized protein LOC119571433: LRPGEVTPVPLSTASKTTRETAVTSYKPELIGVGPGATGCLRRWEGPSQPHWSSTARLKLGIPQPVRKKTDKQTANPAPGKDSKRRPPILRLASWNVRTMCPGLSSDLQQVNDSRKTAIIDRELTRLNIDIAALQETRLASNGSLREQNYTFFWQGKKPEEPRVHGVGFAVKNSLLSSVEPPSTGSARILSLRLSTFSGPVNILSIYAPTLCSSAETKDQFYEELDTTIRDIPAMEQLYLLGDFNARVGSECDSWPSCIGHFGIGKMNENGQRLLELCSYHDLCITNTFFATKPHRRVSWRHPRSRHWYQMDLVITRRPSLNCVLTTRSYHSADCDTDHSMVGSKIRLQPKRIHQSKQEGRPRINTSKTAIPDLCERFTNSIEDALKNCPGGNTEERWSHIRDFIYNSAMDTFGKRERQNPDWFEAGIAELEPAIEAKRAALINHKREPSVKSLAALRKARNDAQQIVRRCANDYWINLCESIQLSADCGNIRGMYGGMKKAFGSSINKIAPLKSTASDIITDRSKQMERWAEHYQELYSRENVVTAAAAENTASLPVMEELDAPPSVDELSKAIDSLACGKAPGKDGIPPEVIKVGKKTALLHHLHQLLQQCWEEGTVPQEMRDANIVTLYKNKGDRRDCNNYCGISLLSIVGKAFARVVLNRLQLLTERVYPEAQCGFRAGRSTIDMIFSLRQLQEKCREQRRPL, encoded by the exons GCCTGCGCCCTGGAGAGGTCACTCCAGTGCCGCTGTCCACAGCGTCTAAAACAACACGGGAGACAGCAGTTACGAGTTATAAGCCAGAACTGATTGGCGTAGGTCCAGGCGCTACGGGTTGTCTCCGACGGTGGGAGGGACCATCACAGCCCCACTGGTCGTCTACCGCCCGCCTCAAGCTGGGCATCCCCCAGCCAGTAAG GAAAAAGACCGACAAGCAGACTGCAAACCCTGCACCAGGCAAAGACAGTAAAAGAAGACCACCAATCTTGCGATTAGCAAGCTGGAATGTCAGGACAATGTGTCCTGGCCTCTCCAGCGACCTACAACAGGTCAATGACTCAAGAAAAACAGCCATCATCGACCGCGAGCTCACAAGGCTGAACATTGACATTGCTGCGCTGCAGGAAACCAGACTTGCATCAAACGGCAGCCTCAGAGAACAGAACTACACGTTCTTTTGGCAGGGCAAGAAACCCGAGGAACCAAGAGTGCATGGCGTTGGATTCGCAGTGAAGAATTCTCTGTTGTCCTCTGTAGAACCACCATCAACTGGTTCCGCCCGCATCTTGTCTCTCCGCCTGTCAACCTTCTCAGGCCCAGTGAACATCCTGAGCATCTACGCTCCCACACTCTGCTCCTCAGCCGAGACCAAGGACCAGTTCTATGAGGAGCTTGACACCACCATCAGAGACATCCCTGCCATGGAACAACTATACCTGCTCGGCGACTTCAATGCCCGAGTGGGTTCCGAATGTGACTCCTGGCCCAGCTGCATCGGTCACTTCGGCATCGGCAAGATGAACGAGAATGGACAGAGGCTTCTTGAGTTATGCTCTTACCACGACCTATGCATAACCAACACGTTCTTTGCCACCAAGCCGCATCGCCGAGTGTCCTGGCGGCATCCCAGATCTCGCCACTGGTACCAGATGGATCTCGTCATCACTCGGAGACCATCACTGAACTGTGTTCTCACCACACGCAGCTATCACAGTGCTGACTGCGACACTGACCACTCCATGGTCGGCAGTAAAATCCGTCTCCAACCCAAACGGATCCACCAATCTAAGCAGGAAGGTCGTCCCCGCATTAACACCAGCAAGACGGCAATCCCAGACCTGTGCGAGCGCTTCACCAATTCCATTGAGGATGCCCTCAAAAACTGCCCTGGTGGCAACACTGAAGAGAGGTGGAGTCACATCCGTGATTTCATCTACAACTCTGCAATGGACACcttcggcaagagagagaggcagaacccGGATTGGTTCGAAGCCGGCATTGCTGAACTAGAGCCAGCAATTGAGGCCAAGAGAGCTGCCCTCATTAACCACAAGAGGGAGCCTTCTGTGAAGTCACTCGCTGCACTCAGGAAGGCCAGGAACGACGCCCAACAGATCGTTCGGCGCTGCGCAAATGACTACTGGATCAACCTTTGTGAGAGTATCCAGCTCTCTGCTGACTGTGGCAATATTCGTGGCATGTATGGAGGCATGAAGAAGGCCTTCGGCTCAAGCATAAACAAGATCGCGCCCCTGAAATCAACTGCCAGCGACATCATAACAGACCGCAGCAAGCAGATGGAGAGATGGGCTGAACACTACCAGGAGCTCTACTCAAGAGAGAACGTGGTCACAGCCGCAGCTGCCGAGAACACCGCCAGCCTCCCTGTCATGGAGGAGCTAGACGCTCCACCCTCCGTAGATGAACTGAGCAAGGCTATCGACTCCCTAGCCTGCGGCAAAGCTCCAGGAAAAGATGGCATCCCACCTGAAGTCATCAAGGTGGGAAAGAAGActgctctccttcaccatctgcaCCAGCTGCTGCAGCAGTGCTGGGAAGAAGGAACAGTGCCCCAAGAGATGCGTGACGCCAACATCGTCACTCTATACAAGAACAAGGGCGACCGcagggactgtaacaactactgtGGAATATCCCTCCTCAGCATTGTTGGGAAGGCCTTCGCCCGTGTAGTCCTCAACAGACTGCAGTTGCTCACAGAGCGTGTATACCCCGAGGCCCAGTGTGGGTTTAGAGCGGGAAGATCAACCATCGACATGATCTTCTCCCTACGACAGCTCCAGGAGAAATGCCGCGAACAGAGGCGACCGCTTTAA